From the Roseibium salinum genome, one window contains:
- a CDS encoding alpha/beta hydrolase domain-containing protein: MIAKLVPMLAAASVTALALGGVASAKVVGFKIVETVSPAFEGAQFEGTGPYERVDAIAEFAIDPRSERGRSIVDLDKAPVDEAGLVRFSTEVTILRPTDPAKGSGVLFYDVPNRGRNLAFMLMNLGSSADLPETAEDAGDGYLMREGYTIVWSGWQFDAPDNLLNISLPVLPEVTGLSREEFVFDKAETVSVAKLTYPAADLDPERATLSVRRTPEDPRSTAPGLSFQYLSATEIEITRPEGMDAGAIYEFTYPAKDAVPAGLAFAATSDLISYLRGNPGHDAEPVLSGIEHTLGLGISQSGRFLRDFIYQGFNTDEEGARVFDGAIPHIAGSRKTFTNYRFAQPGRYSRQHEDHDFPGDQFPFSYAETTDPLSGGSGSILTACSLSDTCPKIMHTDTSTEFWQARAALVSTSATGEALTMPDNVRLYYLSGLPHFTGWQSSSSESPLCRFPTNPISSAPVMRALLSSIRDWVVDGKTPPDSRYPSVADGTLVPLQDLNLPAFGTDTYMPVYNVLQVRDHAELPPADGGSYPVLVPQLDNDGIPSGGIKDPAVAAPLGTYWGWNLRNEGFAGGNLCGLTGSFVAFPASGDHAGDDSRKPLSGRYTDADAFLSALSAAADELVAAGYLRAEDAGMVMERGRTMYPSD, encoded by the coding sequence ATGATCGCGAAATTGGTGCCAATGCTTGCCGCGGCTTCGGTCACGGCACTCGCACTTGGAGGAGTGGCCTCGGCAAAGGTGGTCGGGTTCAAGATCGTTGAGACGGTGAGCCCGGCCTTCGAAGGAGCGCAGTTCGAGGGCACCGGCCCCTATGAAAGGGTCGATGCCATTGCCGAATTCGCCATCGATCCCCGGTCGGAGCGCGGCCGCAGCATCGTCGACCTGGACAAGGCGCCCGTGGACGAGGCGGGGCTGGTGCGCTTCTCGACCGAAGTGACCATCCTGCGTCCGACCGATCCGGCAAAGGGCTCGGGCGTTCTGTTCTACGATGTGCCGAACCGCGGCCGGAACCTTGCCTTCATGCTGATGAACCTGGGAAGTTCCGCGGACCTTCCGGAAACGGCGGAGGATGCCGGCGACGGTTATCTGATGCGGGAGGGCTATACCATCGTCTGGAGCGGCTGGCAGTTCGACGCTCCCGACAACCTCCTGAACATTTCGCTGCCTGTCCTGCCGGAGGTGACCGGGCTCTCACGGGAAGAATTCGTCTTCGACAAGGCAGAGACCGTCAGCGTCGCGAAGCTCACCTATCCGGCGGCCGATCTCGATCCCGAAAGGGCCACGCTGAGCGTGCGGCGCACGCCGGAGGATCCGCGTTCGACGGCGCCCGGCCTGTCGTTTCAATATCTCTCTGCGACCGAGATCGAAATCACGCGTCCTGAGGGTATGGACGCCGGGGCGATCTATGAATTCACCTATCCAGCCAAGGACGCCGTGCCGGCCGGCCTGGCATTTGCCGCGACCAGCGACCTGATCTCTTATCTGCGCGGCAATCCCGGCCATGACGCGGAGCCCGTGCTGTCGGGGATCGAGCACACTCTCGGGCTCGGGATTTCGCAGTCGGGACGGTTTCTGCGCGACTTCATCTATCAGGGCTTCAATACGGACGAGGAGGGCGCCCGCGTCTTCGACGGCGCCATTCCCCACATCGCCGGCTCCCGCAAGACATTCACCAATTATCGCTTCGCACAGCCGGGCCGCTATTCGCGCCAGCACGAGGATCACGACTTCCCCGGCGATCAGTTTCCCTTCTCCTACGCGGAGACAACTGATCCGCTGAGCGGGGGAAGCGGCAGCATTCTTACCGCCTGTTCGCTCAGCGATACCTGCCCGAAGATCATGCACACCGATACGTCGACCGAGTTCTGGCAGGCGCGTGCGGCCCTCGTATCGACCTCAGCCACCGGCGAGGCGCTGACCATGCCGGACAATGTGCGCCTCTACTATTTGTCGGGCCTGCCGCATTTTACCGGCTGGCAGTCCTCCAGCAGCGAAAGTCCGCTCTGCCGGTTCCCGACAAATCCGATCAGTTCGGCGCCGGTGATGCGCGCGCTGCTCTCCTCGATACGCGACTGGGTCGTGGACGGGAAGACACCGCCCGACAGCCGCTATCCGTCCGTCGCTGACGGAACCCTGGTACCGCTTCAAGATCTGAACCTGCCTGCCTTCGGCACGGACACCTACATGCCCGTCTACAATGTCCTGCAGGTCCGCGATCATGCCGAGCTGCCGCCGGCGGATGGCGGTTCCTATCCCGTGCTCGTGCCACAGCTCGACAATGACGGCATTCCGTCCGGCGGCATCAAGGATCCCGCCGTCGCCGCGCCGCTCGGCACCTATTGGGGGTGGAACCTGCGCAACGAGGGTTTTGCAGGCGGCAACCTCTGCGGCCTGACCGGCAGCTTTGTAGCCTTCCCCGCGTCCGGCGATCACGCCGGAGACGACAGCCGCAAGCCGCTTTCCGGCCGCTATACCGACGCAGACGCCTTTCTGTCCGCCCTTTCGGCAGCGGCCGACGAACTGGTGGCGGCCGGTTATCTGCGTGCGGAAGATGCCGGCATGGTCATGGAGCGCGGCAGAACGATGTATCCATCGGACTGA
- a CDS encoding AraC family transcriptional regulator codes for MLDLLSDVLTRLSLKGTLYFRTSFTPPWGVLVPSYENVARFHFAHRGDCMVRVLTTGETVMLAQGDLVIVPHGAAHALYCQHTDPEDSLPLDRVFELSGYKGEGVLVHGGDDDVRTTQLICGHFSLAPGSRHLIFDRLPACIHIQNYGAEAGAWMEATLRVISGEAGGTRLGGDLIALKMSEAIFAQALRSWLEQQARTGNELAGFADPQISRALNAFHRDPALPWTVESMARVAGLSRTGFAQQFARKMGVTPMQYVTGWRMQIARQGLAEHKMNVADAAALAGYSSESAFSRVFKKEVGVSPAGYRAKAAFA; via the coding sequence ATGCTAGACCTGCTCAGTGATGTACTCACCCGTCTGTCTCTCAAGGGCACGCTCTATTTCCGCACCAGTTTCACACCGCCATGGGGTGTGCTCGTGCCTTCCTATGAGAATGTGGCCCGCTTCCACTTCGCCCATAGAGGCGACTGCATGGTGCGCGTGCTTACCACCGGCGAGACCGTCATGCTTGCTCAGGGCGATCTCGTCATCGTTCCGCATGGCGCGGCGCATGCGCTCTACTGCCAGCACACGGATCCGGAAGACAGCCTGCCGCTCGACCGGGTGTTCGAGCTTTCCGGCTACAAGGGCGAGGGCGTGCTCGTCCATGGGGGTGATGACGATGTCCGCACGACGCAATTGATCTGCGGGCATTTCTCGCTGGCGCCGGGATCCAGGCACCTGATCTTCGATCGGCTGCCCGCCTGCATCCACATTCAGAACTACGGCGCGGAGGCAGGTGCCTGGATGGAGGCGACGTTGCGCGTGATCAGCGGAGAGGCCGGCGGTACACGGCTTGGCGGAGACCTGATCGCGCTGAAGATGTCGGAGGCGATCTTCGCCCAGGCACTGCGCTCCTGGCTGGAACAGCAGGCCCGGACCGGCAACGAGCTGGCAGGCTTTGCCGACCCGCAGATCTCGCGCGCGCTCAACGCTTTCCACCGCGACCCGGCCCTGCCCTGGACGGTTGAAAGCATGGCCCGCGTCGCCGGGCTGTCGCGCACCGGTTTTGCCCAGCAGTTTGCCCGCAAGATGGGGGTGACGCCGATGCAATACGTGACCGGCTGGCGCATGCAGATCGCGCGCCAGGGGCTGGCCGAGCACAAGATGAACGTCGCCGATGCCGCCGCGCTGGCCGGCTATTCCTCCGAATCCGCCTTCTCGCGCGTCTTCAAGAAGGAGGTCGGCGTCTCGCCGGCCGGCTACCGCGCGAAGGCCGCTTTCGCCTGA
- a CDS encoding NADP-dependent oxidoreductase, giving the protein MYAVRMHAFGDPDVLQFEEVDKPSPGRKQVLVEVHAASVNPVDWKIREGKYPVVQERDLPIVPGRDIAGKVVELGEDVTDVKIGQQVFAFLDMETGGYGDYVAVNVGYLSPKPRELTMTEAAAVPLAAMTAGQGLFDCGGLRRGQRVLIHGGAGGVGHLAIQLAKTRGAWVATTVSQLDIDFVTRLGADQVVDYESERFEEVVRPVDLVLDLIGGDTQDRSFEVLVSGGRLVSTLNEPDVEKAREYGVRATGFMAKPNGKQLYAIAQFIDQGQIRVEVQRTYPLSQAGQAQEVQKMEHSRGKTVLEVRH; this is encoded by the coding sequence ATGTACGCCGTACGAATGCACGCATTCGGAGATCCGGACGTTCTGCAGTTTGAAGAAGTTGACAAGCCGTCGCCCGGACGCAAACAGGTTCTCGTTGAAGTCCACGCCGCAAGCGTCAATCCCGTCGACTGGAAGATCCGCGAAGGCAAATATCCGGTGGTCCAGGAGAGGGATCTTCCGATCGTTCCCGGAAGGGACATTGCCGGCAAGGTCGTTGAACTCGGTGAGGACGTGACCGACGTCAAGATCGGCCAGCAGGTATTTGCCTTTCTCGACATGGAGACCGGAGGCTATGGCGACTACGTCGCGGTCAATGTCGGGTATCTCTCGCCCAAACCGCGCGAACTGACAATGACGGAAGCTGCCGCCGTGCCGCTCGCCGCGATGACCGCGGGCCAGGGCCTCTTTGATTGCGGGGGACTGCGCCGCGGCCAGCGGGTGCTGATCCATGGCGGCGCAGGCGGTGTCGGGCATCTCGCCATACAGTTGGCCAAGACCCGCGGCGCATGGGTGGCAACCACGGTCAGCCAGCTCGACATCGACTTCGTCACGCGGCTGGGTGCCGATCAGGTGGTTGATTATGAATCGGAACGCTTCGAGGAGGTTGTCAGACCGGTCGACCTCGTCCTCGACCTCATCGGAGGTGACACGCAGGACCGCTCGTTCGAGGTCCTCGTTTCCGGCGGCCGGCTGGTCTCGACGCTGAACGAGCCGGACGTTGAAAAGGCGCGGGAATACGGCGTCAGGGCAACGGGCTTCATGGCCAAGCCGAACGGCAAGCAGCTTTATGCCATCGCGCAATTCATCGATCAGGGCCAGATCCGCGTGGAAGTCCAGCGGACCTATCCGCTGTCGCAGGCCGGCCAGGCCCAGGAGGTGCAGAAAATGGAACACAGCCGCGGCAAGACGGTGCTGGAGGTCCGGCACTGA
- a CDS encoding DUF4142 domain-containing protein, translating to MKNHLLSTLLLGAVLSGTAIADEAAMNDLEIAHTAYTAGQLDIRYAHLALALSEDDAVREFASLMIRDHTAVNAEAGALIEELNVTPQDNDLSQVLVKGAAEKRAEFVELSGKAFDCAYAQNELGYHQVVNQTVGEKFIHWATVPQLKSLLEDALVTFKAHEAHAEQMVADLACAS from the coding sequence ATGAAAAACCACCTGCTTTCCACGCTGCTTCTGGGCGCCGTCCTGTCCGGGACCGCCATTGCGGACGAAGCGGCGATGAACGATCTTGAAATCGCCCACACCGCCTATACCGCCGGCCAGCTCGACATCCGCTATGCCCATCTGGCGCTGGCACTGAGCGAGGACGACGCGGTTCGCGAGTTCGCCAGCCTGATGATCCGCGACCACACCGCGGTGAATGCGGAGGCCGGCGCGCTGATCGAAGAACTCAACGTGACGCCGCAGGATAACGACCTGAGCCAGGTGCTCGTCAAAGGTGCGGCCGAGAAGCGCGCCGAATTCGTCGAACTCTCCGGCAAGGCGTTCGACTGCGCCTATGCACAGAACGAGCTCGGCTATCATCAGGTCGTCAACCAGACCGTCGGGGAGAAGTTCATTCACTGGGCGACCGTTCCGCAGCTCAAGTCGCTCCTGGAAGATGCACTTGTCACCTTCAAGGCACATGAGGCTCACGCCGAGCAAATGGTCGCGGACCTTGCCTGCGCTTCGTGA
- a CDS encoding DUF3291 domain-containing protein — translation MTGHWLALYTFGQFGYRADHPRVDLFHTAEPGVWAAMERAEGFIARSGYEDEPGTESWGEQVFPKYWTDNGDGWAPSTISLWQNLESALAAVYRGLHAEILKQGHLFMQEAADYPPYVLWWVPEGHQPDWAEAVERHEYLGDNGPTTRAFTFKSAFDPAGKLVTANGAAARQIAERNRLRADVPRAVQ, via the coding sequence ATGACCGGCCACTGGCTTGCGCTTTACACATTCGGACAGTTCGGCTACCGGGCGGACCACCCACGCGTCGACCTGTTCCACACCGCCGAACCCGGTGTCTGGGCGGCCATGGAGCGCGCCGAGGGCTTCATCGCCCGCTCCGGCTACGAGGACGAACCCGGGACGGAAAGCTGGGGCGAACAGGTGTTTCCGAAATACTGGACCGACAATGGCGACGGCTGGGCCCCGTCCACCATCTCGCTCTGGCAGAACCTGGAATCGGCCCTCGCTGCGGTTTACCGCGGTCTCCATGCCGAGATCCTGAAGCAGGGACATCTCTTCATGCAGGAAGCGGCGGACTATCCGCCCTATGTGCTTTGGTGGGTGCCGGAAGGTCACCAGCCGGACTGGGCCGAGGCTGTCGAACGGCACGAGTATCTTGGCGACAACGGCCCCACCACGCGGGCCTTCACATTCAAGAGCGCCTTCGACCCGGCGGGAAAGCTCGTGACGGCGAACGGCGCCGCCGCACGGCAGATAGCCGAACGCAATCGCCTTCGTGCGGACGTGCCCAGGGCAGTTCAGTAA
- a CDS encoding cupredoxin domain-containing protein, translating to MPALREAVRSACFGGTLTGAALAFLIAAPAAHAGENHQVVIERFVFSPATLTITRGDTVEFVNTDPAPHTATEDDTLWDTGELKKGQSARIEFPDAGTSTYYCVFHPNMKAEIVVIEN from the coding sequence TTGCCTGCGCTTCGTGAGGCCGTTCGCTCGGCGTGCTTCGGCGGCACCCTGACGGGTGCCGCCCTGGCTTTCCTCATCGCCGCGCCGGCTGCACATGCCGGTGAGAACCATCAGGTCGTCATCGAGAGATTCGTTTTCTCTCCCGCGACGCTCACCATCACACGCGGCGATACGGTCGAATTCGTCAATACCGATCCCGCACCGCATACCGCCACCGAAGACGACACGCTCTGGGACACGGGCGAACTCAAGAAAGGCCAGTCGGCGCGGATCGAGTTCCCGGACGCCGGAACGTCCACCTACTACTGCGTTTTCCACCCCAACATGAAGGCTGAAATCGTCGTCATCGAAAACTGA
- the gfa gene encoding S-(hydroxymethyl)glutathione synthase → MISLHPAIDNGYPAAKPGFSGGTLKCHCATNPVTVEVGAQTAYNHACGCTKCWKPDGAVFSQIAVVDRNKVKVTSGEEKLQVVDPGAAIQRHACKECGVHMFGRIENPDHPFYGLDFVHTELSDDEGWSPPEFAAFVSSVIEGGVSPERMTGIRTRLSDIGLQPYDALSPALMDAISTHVARRSGVLSG, encoded by the coding sequence ATGATCAGTCTGCATCCGGCCATTGACAATGGCTATCCGGCGGCCAAGCCGGGCTTTTCCGGCGGTACGCTGAAATGCCACTGCGCGACCAATCCGGTGACGGTGGAAGTCGGTGCTCAAACCGCATACAACCATGCCTGCGGCTGTACCAAATGCTGGAAGCCGGATGGCGCGGTTTTCTCGCAGATCGCCGTTGTTGACCGGAACAAGGTCAAGGTCACGTCGGGCGAGGAAAAACTGCAGGTCGTCGACCCCGGTGCCGCCATTCAGCGCCATGCCTGCAAGGAATGCGGTGTGCACATGTTCGGCCGCATCGAAAATCCGGATCACCCCTTCTACGGGCTCGATTTCGTGCATACGGAACTGAGTGATGACGAAGGCTGGTCGCCGCCGGAATTCGCCGCCTTTGTTTCGTCTGTCATAGAAGGCGGCGTAAGTCCCGAACGGATGACCGGAATCCGTACGAGGCTGAGCGACATAGGGCTCCAGCCTTACGACGCGCTCTCTCCCGCGCTGATGGACGCAATTTCAACCCATGTCGCCAGGCGAAGCGGGGTGCTGAGCGGCTGA